Proteins from a single region of Macrotis lagotis isolate mMagLag1 chromosome 2, bilby.v1.9.chrom.fasta, whole genome shotgun sequence:
- the ATP5MC1 gene encoding ATP synthase F(0) complex subunit C1, mitochondrial codes for MQSTGALLVSPALIRCCTRGLVRPVSASVLNRSEIYLQQPTSSSTPLQLARREFQTSAISRDIDTAAKFIGAGAATVGVAGSGAGIGTVFGSLIIGYARNPSLKQQLFSYAILGFALSEAMGLFCLMVAFLILFAM; via the exons ATGCAGTCCACGGGGGCGCTCCTCGTTTCTCCAGCCCTG ATCCGATGCTGTACCAGGGGTCTGGTCAGGCCTGTGTCTGCATCTGTCCTGAATAGATCAGAGATCTATCTTCAACAG CCCACTTCTAGCAGTACTCCACTCCAGCTGGCCCGTCGGGAGTTCCAGACCAGTGCTATTTCCCGGGACATTGACACAGCTGCCAAGTTTATTGGGGCTGGGGCCGCCACAGTTGGGGTGGCTGGCTCAGGGGCAGGTATCGGGACAGTGTTTGGCAGTTTAATCATCGGCTATGCCAG GAACCCATCCCTCAAGCAGCAGCTCTTCTCCTACGCCATCCTGGGCTTTGCCCTGTCTGAAGCTATGGGGCTCTTCTGTTTGATGGTAGCCTTCCTCATCCTCTTCGCCATGTGA